One segment of Asaia bogorensis NBRC 16594 DNA contains the following:
- a CDS encoding flagellar hook-associated protein FlgK gives MNLLASLSIATGSLSVIEAQYAVTANNVANANTTGYVKETAATLSSVAAGYGTGVRLGNTQLAINQALQSSLYQQNAQASSYAVMSNSLAAVSSVQGSTSQDSGSTSSLSDQLGNLQSALISLTSTPTQSVSQSAVVSKASALVTTVQTLASTYASQRQAAADGAVSDVSSINSDLTQIGALSKQIMKFKSLGQGTADLENQRLGVMSDLSSNLSVFFTTSANGDMTVRTADGTQLPTRPDQMGLDDSTQTLPSSTWPLSTSSVTLSSSSYYSAQNTNSSIPAITLAGQDITTSLTGGSLGGNLTLRDSTYPQMQAQLDSFSYTVMNRFSSAGLPLFVTSSDANATSSIQGSDLSKPVPQGIVGLSASLSVNSTYTKTPSALTTTTNSDGSTNTGVTTTISNVLSTTFGSDAEDVSGGLSAPSSNLGPGGSISTGYAGNQGLLALSTALTSNQGATIASMSAGVTSSSAVLTLLQAKVADVSGVNVNDEMAKTVALQNAYTANAKIISTVQTMFNALLSAIQ, from the coding sequence ATGAACCTCCTGGCCTCCCTTTCTATCGCCACGGGTAGCCTCAGTGTTATCGAGGCCCAGTATGCTGTGACGGCAAACAATGTCGCGAACGCAAATACCACTGGCTACGTGAAAGAGACGGCTGCGACGTTGTCTTCAGTGGCTGCGGGGTATGGTACAGGGGTCAGGCTTGGCAATACCCAGCTTGCGATCAATCAAGCGCTTCAATCATCGCTTTATCAGCAAAATGCCCAGGCCTCGTCCTACGCAGTGATGAGCAATTCGCTGGCTGCCGTCTCCTCCGTGCAAGGATCTACCTCTCAGGATTCCGGGAGTACTTCTAGCCTTTCAGACCAGCTCGGCAATTTGCAAAGTGCCCTGATTTCCCTGACGTCCACTCCTACCCAGAGCGTCTCCCAAAGTGCAGTCGTCAGCAAGGCCTCTGCCTTGGTGACAACCGTGCAGACTCTTGCCTCGACCTATGCTTCGCAGCGACAGGCGGCGGCTGATGGTGCGGTGTCCGATGTGTCCTCCATCAACTCCGACCTGACACAGATTGGTGCTCTGTCTAAGCAAATCATGAAATTCAAAAGTCTTGGGCAGGGTACCGCTGATCTGGAAAATCAGCGTTTGGGCGTGATGTCAGACCTGTCTTCCAATCTGAGCGTGTTTTTTACCACCAGTGCAAACGGCGATATGACGGTGCGTACCGCAGACGGAACGCAGTTGCCAACCAGACCCGATCAGATGGGTCTGGACGACAGCACCCAGACACTACCCAGCAGCACGTGGCCTCTCTCGACTTCGAGTGTTACACTGTCGAGCAGTTCATACTACAGTGCGCAGAACACGAACTCTTCCATCCCGGCAATTACTCTTGCTGGCCAGGATATTACAACGAGTCTGACAGGGGGGAGCCTTGGCGGCAACCTGACCCTGCGCGATAGCACTTACCCTCAGATGCAGGCGCAGCTCGATTCATTCTCCTACACGGTAATGAATCGTTTTAGCAGCGCAGGATTGCCTCTGTTCGTCACCAGCTCTGACGCCAACGCGACGAGTTCGATTCAGGGCAGTGACCTCAGTAAGCCGGTGCCTCAGGGAATTGTTGGGCTATCTGCCAGCCTGAGTGTCAACAGTACCTATACCAAGACGCCGTCGGCGCTCACCACCACCACGAATAGTGATGGGAGCACCAACACAGGTGTCACAACCACCATCAGCAATGTTCTTTCCACCACCTTTGGCTCGGATGCCGAAGACGTAAGCGGGGGTCTATCTGCGCCATCCAGCAATCTCGGTCCAGGTGGGTCAATCTCGACGGGATATGCCGGTAATCAGGGACTACTCGCGTTATCAACTGCCCTTACCTCCAATCAGGGCGCTACCATCGCTTCCATGAGCGCGGGTGTCACGTCTAGCAGCGCCGTTCTCACGCTCCTGCAGGCCAAAGTGGCAGACGTCTCGGGCGTCAACGTCAATGACGAAATGGCCAAGACCGTTGCGCTGCAAAATGCTTACACGGCGAACGCGAAGATCATTTCCACGGTGCAGACCATGTTCAATGCGCTGTTATCGGCAATCCAGTAA